One window of Streptococcus suis genomic DNA carries:
- a CDS encoding endo-alpha-N-acetylgalactosaminidase family protein, which translates to MRNYSKDLFSKKNHYSIRKLTVGAASVIVGMSLFSGVQIKADEITVAEGATREAVLAPTEEAAAEEEVEERAATETAEAAVTPELNLAPATNTTEEVAAEWTASSNPAGTVEVREEDGVRYNRLSSVSGQDNGASTGTFTSPDLKMNADGSAAISLDLIERSDAEKGRFGVYLNHTDASKHILVGYDNLGWFWEYKSPAAANGGTWYSGTRVNEPAKDTAYRLNVNLTTGGQLSASIVSAENQETALFNAIQIPAEVLADLRTSNAAKLKVTSYGADRTIVDVKATNQTGLNSDEANTDEQPVEETPTPADIQPDWTSTSAIKGTVAIKEEGGVRYNALSSTAQNNNGDSIAIFEKAGLEASPEGNVNVNLEFVERSEDNQGRFGVFVKYKDVNNFLFVGYDNLGWFWEYKVNGTGNWLRERTVTTSPVKDSKNTLSISYKSDGQLNATNNDVQLFDTLNLETAVKEALSAEKRVALKLGTFGQQLTKVDIKADDQTGVTPADEKEETPTTAFVVNDAAVAYDELNSGELTAKIDQAFPRVREYTFNGNKVFGQVHSLNSLRINNVKVTPTVTYNKVDDKTAHYVLDVVDEANKINASIKVQIKVEGKELHFDVLEVNNRNQVTYGAEIDDVAKLIQTIAFDENNLVSVASHQTDAKFDGSRMSTHTHRTGDEHIQLQDGVNYQRQGYMYGFVSTDQFAAAVWSNSQNSYGGGASDFTRLTTNSHRYTVDGETGVHLGIASSPWRWEGAHNGVVYPEYTLELPSAKVVFAADVNNDNKVDWQDGAIAYRDIMNNPKGHEYVPELVAYRIAMNFGSQAQNPFLMTLDGIKKIALHTDGLGQSILLKGYGSEGHDSGHLNYADIGKRIGGTEDFKTLIEKSQPYGAKLGIHVNASETYPESQYFSEEILRRQANGDYAYGWNWIDQGINISGHYDLAHNRLKRWEDLKKELGDGLDFIYVDVWGNGQSGGENAWETHVLAKEINMQGWRNAFEWGYAGEYDSTFQHWAADLTYGGFTLKGINSNIARFIRNHQKDSWVGDYPAYGGAANYPLLGGYDMKDFEGWQGRSDYNGYITNLFANNLMTKYIQHFQVTNWKNGDPVRMTDNGETYTWTPEMEITLKDKSDNTLVLTRKSNDVNNAGYRQRTVTLNGRTIQDGAAYLAPWNWDANGNDLTSDKHKMYYFNEEAGATTWTLPSDWTGNKVYLYKLTELGKTDVQELAVTNGQITIQADANVPYVLYKSPQTNPEMSWSDGMHIYDQGFNSGKLDHWTIEGDTSKATLVKSQGANDMLRIQGNTSKVSLSQKLTGLKPNTSYAAYVGVDNRSTAKASITVHTGSSEVSNYTNESIALNYVKAYAHNTLPQNATVDDTSYFQNMYVFFTTGDNVDNVRLTLSRDADTAATYFDEIRVFENDSTMFAGGHNTATGTFKQNFENVPQGIFPFVIGGIERVEDNRTHLAEKHAPYTQRGWNGKKVDDVIEGTWSLKTNGLTARNKIVYQTIPQNFRFEAGKAYRVSFDYEAGSNGTYAFAIGEGRYNDDAGSLTLNPLTNSWEDSTKAKKASFLVTGAESGNTWVGIFSTRRGGDTKGDTSGNANFRGYNDFMLDNLVIEEVTLTGHLLTTDYYNLNTPVLNENYTQASLAPYKEALLAVSAAPETISIEDARTLIAAANTARQNLQVKKTAITTEDIGLAQANAQEGEELAKAFDGNPSTIWHTPWNGRHINEPATVNLRRPVDIQRFEYVPRQSGRNGILKALTLVITDDQNVEHTFTGADWPATSATKTIDFGKTIKAKKIVITGTASYGDTADQFMSAGEFRFLTPVQEEATLDKAPYEAALAAARSAGKTALVKEVEDFMASVEAANLLTANILNATVARLNASETPANPGNTTGTTTETPENPGNTTETPKPDTGEKPVDKPTETAVNTANLEAAIAKAEGVDQTAYSAEDLAVLTELLENALASLDSTSQELVDDATQMLNDWLASHSSTAAPETPKPDTGEKPVEEPTKPDTGEKPVDEPVKQDEDIVTAKGESTKADPLPLGELPPLVIAKGDSVKAEPLPAFEGGLVPNTAPTAEALPSIDPASLVKETATPKPAKATSATLPQTGEETEQGLLLAAGLVGLMAMAARRRRPE; encoded by the coding sequence ATGAGAAATTATTCGAAAGATTTGTTTTCTAAGAAAAATCACTACTCAATTAGAAAACTAACCGTTGGTGCAGCATCGGTCATTGTTGGAATGAGCCTGTTTTCTGGTGTTCAAATCAAGGCTGATGAAATAACTGTAGCAGAAGGTGCTACCAGAGAAGCTGTTCTGGCCCCTACGGAGGAAGCTGCGGCTGAAGAGGAGGTCGAAGAGAGAGCTGCGACAGAAACTGCAGAGGCAGCAGTAACTCCAGAACTCAACCTTGCGCCAGCAACAAACACAACGGAAGAAGTTGCAGCGGAGTGGACAGCTAGCTCCAACCCAGCAGGTACTGTTGAAGTTCGTGAAGAAGATGGTGTTCGTTACAACCGTTTGTCTTCTGTTAGTGGCCAAGATAACGGTGCTTCAACAGGTACATTTACTAGCCCTGATTTGAAAATGAATGCAGATGGTAGCGCGGCTATTTCTCTAGATCTTATTGAACGTTCAGATGCTGAAAAAGGTCGCTTCGGTGTCTATTTGAACCATACTGATGCTTCTAAACATATTTTAGTTGGCTATGATAATTTGGGATGGTTCTGGGAGTACAAGTCTCCTGCGGCAGCTAATGGCGGAACCTGGTATAGTGGAACTCGTGTCAATGAACCAGCAAAAGATACTGCTTATCGTCTCAATGTCAACTTGACAACAGGAGGACAATTGTCTGCTTCGATCGTGTCTGCAGAGAATCAAGAAACAGCACTTTTCAATGCCATTCAAATTCCGGCAGAAGTATTGGCAGATCTTCGGACTAGCAATGCAGCCAAACTCAAAGTAACAAGCTATGGTGCAGATCGGACCATCGTAGATGTTAAGGCAACTAACCAGACTGGTCTCAATAGCGATGAAGCAAATACTGATGAACAACCGGTTGAAGAAACCCCAACACCAGCTGATATCCAGCCAGACTGGACATCTACCTCTGCCATCAAAGGAACTGTAGCCATCAAGGAAGAAGGCGGGGTTCGTTACAATGCACTTTCTTCAACGGCACAAAACAATAATGGAGATAGCATTGCCATCTTTGAAAAAGCTGGATTGGAAGCAAGCCCAGAAGGCAATGTCAATGTAAATTTGGAATTTGTAGAGCGTTCCGAAGACAACCAAGGCCGTTTTGGAGTCTTTGTCAAATACAAAGATGTTAACAACTTCCTCTTTGTTGGATATGATAATTTAGGATGGTTCTGGGAGTACAAGGTTAACGGCACAGGAAACTGGCTCCGTGAACGGACAGTCACTACATCTCCTGTAAAAGATAGTAAAAATACTCTATCGATTTCATACAAATCAGATGGGCAGTTGAATGCTACAAACAATGATGTACAGTTGTTTGATACACTAAACTTGGAAACAGCTGTGAAAGAAGCCTTGTCAGCTGAAAAACGAGTTGCTTTGAAATTAGGTACATTTGGTCAGCAATTAACCAAGGTTGATATAAAAGCAGATGATCAAACAGGTGTGACCCCTGCAGATGAAAAAGAAGAAACACCTACAACAGCTTTTGTTGTCAATGATGCGGCAGTTGCCTATGATGAACTCAATTCAGGTGAATTGACTGCCAAGATTGACCAGGCCTTCCCACGTGTTAGAGAATATACTTTCAACGGGAACAAGGTATTTGGACAGGTTCATTCCCTCAATTCACTACGCATCAACAATGTGAAAGTGACGCCAACCGTTACCTATAACAAAGTTGATGACAAGACCGCTCACTATGTTTTGGATGTTGTGGATGAAGCTAACAAAATCAACGCTTCTATCAAGGTTCAAATCAAGGTAGAAGGTAAAGAACTTCACTTTGATGTTTTGGAAGTTAATAACCGCAACCAAGTGACCTATGGAGCAGAGATTGATGATGTTGCCAAGTTGATCCAAACCATTGCTTTTGATGAAAATAATTTGGTTTCAGTCGCTAGCCATCAAACCGATGCAAAATTTGATGGAAGCCGTATGTCGACCCACACCCATCGTACAGGTGATGAGCATATTCAATTGCAAGATGGTGTGAATTACCAACGTCAAGGATACATGTATGGCTTTGTTTCAACAGATCAATTTGCGGCAGCAGTTTGGAGTAATTCACAAAATAGCTATGGTGGTGGTGCAAGTGACTTTACACGCTTGACAACAAATAGCCACCGATATACTGTTGATGGTGAAACTGGTGTTCATCTAGGAATTGCTTCCTCTCCATGGAGATGGGAGGGAGCCCACAACGGTGTCGTTTATCCAGAATATACTCTCGAATTGCCAAGTGCAAAAGTAGTTTTTGCAGCTGATGTAAACAATGATAATAAGGTAGACTGGCAAGATGGGGCTATAGCTTACCGTGACATCATGAACAATCCAAAAGGGCATGAATATGTACCGGAACTGGTAGCTTACCGTATTGCTATGAACTTTGGATCACAGGCTCAAAACCCATTCTTGATGACCTTGGATGGTATTAAGAAAATTGCCCTTCATACAGATGGCTTGGGACAAAGTATCCTCTTGAAAGGTTATGGTAGTGAAGGTCATGACTCTGGACACTTGAATTATGCAGATATTGGTAAACGTATCGGTGGCACAGAAGACTTCAAGACCTTGATTGAAAAATCACAACCATATGGTGCAAAACTAGGTATTCACGTCAATGCATCTGAAACCTATCCAGAATCCCAATACTTCTCTGAAGAGATTCTTCGTCGTCAGGCAAATGGGGACTACGCCTATGGTTGGAACTGGATTGATCAAGGTATCAATATCAGTGGTCATTATGATTTGGCCCACAACCGTTTGAAACGTTGGGAAGATTTGAAGAAAGAACTGGGTGACGGATTAGACTTTATCTATGTCGATGTGTGGGGTAATGGTCAGTCTGGTGGCGAAAATGCTTGGGAAACTCATGTTCTTGCCAAAGAAATCAATATGCAAGGTTGGAGAAATGCCTTTGAATGGGGTTATGCAGGTGAGTATGACTCGACCTTCCAACACTGGGCAGCAGACTTAACCTATGGTGGCTTTACTCTGAAAGGTATCAACTCTAATATCGCCCGCTTCATTCGTAACCACCAAAAAGATTCATGGGTTGGTGATTATCCAGCTTACGGTGGCGCTGCCAACTATCCATTGCTTGGCGGCTACGATATGAAAGATTTCGAAGGATGGCAAGGACGTAGTGACTATAATGGTTACATTACCAACTTGTTTGCCAACAACCTGATGACCAAGTATATCCAGCACTTCCAAGTAACCAACTGGAAGAATGGTGACCCTGTTCGTATGACGGACAACGGTGAAACCTATACTTGGACGCCAGAGATGGAAATCACTTTGAAAGACAAGTCTGACAATACCTTGGTCTTGACCCGTAAGTCAAATGATGTTAACAATGCTGGCTACCGTCAACGGACAGTAACCTTGAATGGTCGTACGATTCAAGATGGAGCAGCTTACTTGGCGCCTTGGAACTGGGATGCGAATGGTAATGACCTGACTAGTGACAAACACAAAATGTACTACTTCAACGAAGAAGCAGGTGCCACAACTTGGACCCTTCCTTCAGATTGGACTGGTAATAAGGTTTATCTCTACAAACTTACTGAGCTAGGTAAGACAGATGTTCAAGAATTGGCAGTAACCAATGGTCAAATTACCATTCAAGCGGATGCAAATGTGCCGTATGTCCTCTATAAATCTCCACAGACAAATCCAGAGATGTCCTGGAGTGACGGCATGCATATCTATGACCAAGGCTTTAACTCTGGTAAGCTAGACCATTGGACAATTGAAGGCGATACTAGCAAGGCTACTTTGGTCAAATCCCAAGGTGCAAACGATATGCTCCGTATCCAAGGGAACACATCTAAGGTAAGTCTCAGCCAAAAACTGACAGGTTTGAAACCAAATACAAGCTATGCAGCGTATGTTGGGGTGGACAACCGTAGTACAGCAAAAGCTAGCATTACGGTTCATACTGGTAGTTCAGAAGTTTCAAACTATACCAATGAGTCTATTGCTCTTAACTACGTTAAAGCCTATGCTCATAACACATTGCCACAAAACGCAACGGTTGATGATACAAGTTACTTCCAAAACATGTATGTCTTCTTTACAACTGGAGACAATGTGGATAATGTACGCTTGACCCTATCTCGTGATGCCGATACTGCAGCAACTTATTTTGATGAAATTCGTGTCTTTGAAAATGATTCAACCATGTTTGCAGGTGGGCATAATACGGCTACAGGAACCTTCAAACAAAACTTTGAAAATGTTCCACAGGGTATTTTCCCATTTGTTATCGGTGGTATTGAACGAGTTGAGGACAACCGTACTCACCTTGCAGAGAAGCACGCTCCGTATACTCAACGTGGCTGGAATGGTAAGAAGGTCGATGATGTTATTGAAGGCACATGGTCACTCAAAACAAATGGTCTGACCGCTCGCAATAAGATTGTTTACCAGACTATTCCACAAAACTTCCGCTTTGAAGCTGGCAAGGCGTATCGTGTGAGCTTTGACTATGAAGCAGGTTCAAATGGTACCTATGCCTTTGCAATCGGTGAAGGTCGCTACAATGACGATGCTGGTAGCTTGACACTGAATCCATTGACTAATTCATGGGAAGACAGTACTAAGGCTAAGAAAGCAAGCTTCCTGGTAACAGGTGCAGAGTCGGGCAATACATGGGTTGGTATCTTCTCAACTCGTCGTGGTGGCGATACCAAGGGAGATACAAGTGGAAACGCAAACTTCCGTGGTTACAATGACTTTATGTTAGATAATCTGGTGATTGAAGAAGTTACCCTGACTGGTCACTTGTTGACAACGGATTACTATAACTTGAATACCCCAGTCTTGAATGAGAACTATACTCAAGCAAGTTTGGCTCCATACAAAGAAGCCTTGTTGGCGGTATCTGCTGCTCCTGAAACTATCAGTATTGAAGACGCTCGTACCTTGATTGCAGCTGCAAATACAGCCCGTCAAAATCTTCAAGTGAAGAAAACAGCAATCACAACTGAAGATATTGGTTTGGCTCAGGCCAATGCTCAAGAAGGTGAAGAATTGGCTAAAGCCTTCGATGGAAATCCGTCTACTATCTGGCACACACCATGGAATGGCCGCCATATCAATGAGCCAGCGACAGTGAACCTTCGTAGACCAGTGGATATTCAACGCTTTGAATACGTGCCAAGACAATCAGGTCGCAACGGTATCTTGAAAGCATTGACATTGGTGATTACGGATGATCAAAATGTGGAACATACCTTTACTGGTGCGGATTGGCCAGCAACAAGTGCTACTAAGACAATTGATTTTGGTAAGACAATCAAGGCTAAGAAGATTGTGATTACAGGTACCGCTTCATACGGTGACACTGCAGATCAATTTATGTCTGCTGGAGAATTCCGTTTCTTGACACCAGTTCAAGAAGAGGCAACTCTTGATAAAGCACCTTATGAAGCAGCACTTGCGGCTGCACGTTCAGCAGGTAAGACAGCTCTTGTCAAAGAAGTTGAAGACTTTATGGCTTCTGTTGAGGCAGCAAATCTTTTGACAGCCAATATCTTAAATGCCACAGTTGCTCGCTTGAATGCTAGTGAAACACCAGCTAATCCAGGGAATACAACAGGCACTACTACCGAAACGCCTGAAAATCCAGGCAACACAACCGAAACTCCGAAACCAGATACTGGAGAAAAACCAGTTGATAAGCCGACAGAGACAGCTGTTAATACAGCAAATCTTGAGGCAGCAATTGCTAAAGCAGAGGGTGTAGACCAAACTGCTTATTCAGCAGAGGATTTGGCAGTTCTAACTGAATTACTTGAAAATGCTCTGGCATCTCTTGATTCGACTAGTCAAGAATTGGTGGATGACGCTACTCAGATGTTGAATGACTGGCTAGCAAGCCACTCTTCTACTGCAGCTCCTGAGACACCGAAACCAGATACAGGCGAAAAACCAGTTGAAGAGCCAACAAAACCAGATACAGGTGAGAAACCAGTTGATGAACCAGTCAAACAAGATGAGGACATCGTAACTGCTAAAGGAGAAAGTACCAAAGCAGATCCTCTTCCATTGGGAGAATTACCACCTCTTGTAATTGCAAAAGGTGATAGTGTCAAAGCAGAACCATTGCCTGCTTTTGAAGGAGGTTTAGTTCCGAATACAGCTCCTACAGCAGAGGCTCTTCCAAGTATTGATCCAGCAAGCTTGGTAAAAGAAACTGCTACTCCAAAACCAGCAAAAGCTACTTCAGCTACTTTACCGCAAACAGGTGAAGAAACTGAACAAGGTCTGCTCCTAGCAGCTGGTTTAGTCGGTCTAATGGCTATGGCAGCTCGAAGAAGACGACCAGAATAG
- the dinB gene encoding DNA polymerase IV: MLIFPLINDLSRKIIHVDMDAFFAAIEVRDNPDLKGKPVIIGADPRLSGGRGVVSTCNYEARAFGIHSAMSSKEAYERCPQAIFISGNYEKYQEVGRQVREIFHRYTDLVEPMSIDEAYLDVTENKLGITSAIKIAKLIQYDIWKELHLTASAGVSYNKFMAKIASDMEKPHGLTLIKPEDAVPVLASLPVEKLHGVGKKTVEKLHQMGVYTGADLLDVSEMTLIDTFGRFGFDLYRKARGISNSPVKTNRIRKSIGKERTYRKLLYREEDALQELGKLCQKVAVSLTKHQKKGRTIVLKIRYGDFSTLTKRHSFSEATDQADRIEKEVRQIFEEVGQPEKGIRLLGVTVTNFK, encoded by the coding sequence ATGTTAATTTTTCCGCTAATCAATGACTTATCTCGAAAAATTATTCATGTAGACATGGATGCTTTTTTTGCTGCCATTGAGGTCAGAGATAATCCTGATTTAAAAGGTAAACCTGTTATTATCGGGGCAGATCCGAGGTTGTCTGGCGGTCGGGGAGTCGTGTCTACCTGTAATTATGAGGCGCGTGCCTTTGGTATTCACTCAGCCATGTCCTCAAAAGAAGCCTATGAGCGTTGTCCTCAGGCGATTTTCATTTCTGGGAACTATGAAAAATACCAGGAAGTTGGGCGACAGGTTCGAGAAATTTTCCATCGCTATACGGATCTAGTGGAGCCCATGTCCATCGATGAGGCCTATCTGGATGTGACAGAAAATAAGCTGGGCATTACTTCGGCTATCAAGATTGCCAAACTCATCCAGTACGATATCTGGAAGGAGCTACACCTGACGGCATCAGCTGGCGTCTCCTATAATAAATTTATGGCTAAAATCGCCTCGGACATGGAAAAGCCGCATGGACTGACCCTGATTAAGCCGGAGGATGCGGTGCCGGTTTTGGCCAGTCTCCCTGTCGAGAAACTTCACGGAGTTGGTAAGAAGACCGTCGAAAAACTGCATCAGATGGGAGTCTATACTGGGGCAGATTTGTTAGATGTATCGGAGATGACTTTGATTGACACTTTCGGTCGTTTTGGTTTTGATCTCTACCGCAAGGCCAGAGGTATTTCCAATTCACCCGTAAAAACCAATCGCATCCGCAAGTCTATCGGTAAGGAGCGGACCTACCGCAAGTTGCTCTATCGTGAAGAGGATGCTCTGCAAGAGTTGGGTAAGCTCTGTCAGAAGGTGGCGGTTAGTCTGACCAAGCACCAGAAAAAAGGACGGACCATTGTCCTCAAAATCCGCTACGGAGATTTTTCGACCCTGACCAAGCGCCATAGTTTTTCGGAGGCGACTGACCAAGCCGATAGGATTGAGAAGGAAGTCCGCCAAATCTTTGAAGAAGTCGGCCAGCCAGAAAAGGGCATTCGTTTGCTGGGTGTGACCGTTACCAATTTCAAATAG
- a CDS encoding PfkB family carbohydrate kinase — MIHLVCPNPALDRTLLVEAIEKNIPLRPFEVRDYPGGKSFNVAHALKENGQTDYVIHTILGGAIGRYIEELNADKGNALKVVQSGQNTRTCNIYVETSTGDVVLFYEKGLELTAELLDQFTKQIEESLQPGDTLVFSGSLMKGMPDDYIQQFIEKFPAVRTIVDTSGAALRAAYEARPALIKINNEELKDIYPELDEHDPEDVLRILKEVTPHENLIVTLGSKGSLAKIGQRFFRIQSPKKEAKNPIAAGDFYLGLLVKGISQNQEPEIFLKEAAAYATANCLNYFPEVAPEQFAEILAEVQFEELV; from the coding sequence ATGATTCATCTTGTCTGTCCCAACCCTGCTCTTGACCGAACCCTCTTGGTTGAGGCTATTGAGAAAAATATTCCCCTACGTCCCTTTGAAGTCCGAGATTATCCAGGTGGCAAGAGTTTCAATGTGGCCCATGCCCTCAAGGAAAACGGCCAGACGGACTATGTTATCCATACTATTTTAGGTGGAGCGATTGGTCGCTACATCGAGGAACTCAATGCTGACAAGGGCAATGCCCTCAAGGTGGTTCAGTCTGGGCAAAACACCCGCACCTGCAATATCTACGTTGAAACATCGACAGGGGATGTGGTTCTCTTCTATGAAAAAGGCCTGGAATTGACTGCAGAACTCCTGGATCAATTTACTAAGCAAATCGAGGAAAGCCTGCAACCAGGTGATACCTTGGTCTTTTCAGGCAGTCTGATGAAGGGGATGCCGGATGATTATATCCAGCAGTTTATTGAAAAATTCCCTGCGGTTCGCACCATTGTGGATACCAGTGGTGCAGCCCTTCGTGCCGCTTACGAGGCTCGTCCAGCCCTGATTAAAATTAACAATGAGGAGCTCAAGGACATCTATCCAGAGTTGGATGAACATGACCCAGAAGATGTACTGCGCATCCTCAAAGAAGTGACTCCTCACGAAAATCTTATCGTGACCCTGGGCAGCAAGGGAAGTCTGGCCAAAATCGGTCAACGCTTTTTCCGTATCCAATCCCCTAAGAAAGAGGCTAAAAATCCAATTGCAGCTGGAGATTTCTATTTGGGTCTCCTTGTCAAGGGGATCAGCCAAAACCAAGAGCCAGAAATCTTCCTCAAGGAGGCTGCTGCCTATGCAACTGCCAACTGCCTCAATTATTTCCCAGAAGTTGCGCCAGAGCAATTCGCAGAAATCTTAGCAGAAGTTCAATTTGAAGAATTAGTCTAG
- a CDS encoding class A beta-lactamase-related serine hydrolase has protein sequence MTRENEQRKSRRQVWTKSAKRKYPRRVPSKRNRGQIHQRFPRTIALDQSREKQIVPGRLAEKRLLPNTDRIKGVVKPTVDKFLSFWKLPKRRKKRGSRHGKKQVWTDYIPIALGLLVLLTLGMVALFNLDSTKKGIGKADSSNQAAASGSKETETKKEVVKPVHKSQEAKDLVMQEDLAYMNSLYLYYDYPNLSLEDTVKAYLLEQGLDPSQVAFTYKNLKTNEVFSMNDTQPMTAGSTYKLPLNMLVVDAVEKGEVSATEAYDITGTTYEYKPEHDAYVANYNGMMTIADMQYGSIVVSENTPAYALAERIGGMDKAYTMFGRYGKSKNPDVPTISANGNQTTTSYYSQVLDYLYQRQDKYADLMKYLDDAFPGTWFEEYVHGVTIYQKPGYVREALNLDAIVMEETPYSIALYTAHFGGASEDDTEINPMGYNQVVALAYVINEWHRVNMNPAKEVPAPEATETSEETSNGN, from the coding sequence ATGACAAGAGAGAATGAGCAAAGAAAATCTCGGCGACAGGTTTGGACCAAGTCTGCCAAGCGAAAATATCCCCGAAGAGTTCCATCTAAGAGAAATCGTGGTCAGATTCATCAGCGTTTTCCAAGAACGATTGCGCTAGATCAGTCTAGAGAGAAGCAGATTGTACCAGGAAGACTTGCAGAAAAGCGTCTTCTTCCAAACACAGACAGGATTAAGGGAGTTGTCAAACCGACTGTGGATAAATTTCTTTCATTTTGGAAATTGCCAAAAAGAAGAAAAAAACGTGGGTCGCGGCATGGTAAAAAGCAGGTTTGGACAGACTATATTCCTATCGCTCTAGGTTTACTAGTCCTCCTTACGCTTGGTATGGTTGCCCTTTTCAATCTGGATTCGACCAAGAAAGGGATAGGCAAAGCCGATTCTTCCAACCAAGCAGCGGCGAGTGGATCGAAGGAAACAGAAACCAAAAAAGAAGTGGTCAAGCCTGTCCATAAGTCTCAGGAGGCCAAAGACTTGGTCATGCAGGAAGATTTGGCTTACATGAACAGTCTCTATCTCTATTATGATTATCCTAATCTGAGTTTAGAAGATACGGTCAAGGCCTATCTCTTGGAGCAGGGATTGGACCCATCACAGGTGGCCTTTACCTATAAGAATCTCAAAACCAATGAAGTCTTCTCCATGAACGATACCCAGCCTATGACAGCTGGCTCCACCTATAAGTTACCCCTCAATATGTTGGTGGTAGATGCGGTGGAAAAAGGTGAAGTTTCAGCGACAGAGGCTTACGATATTACCGGCACAACTTATGAATACAAGCCTGAGCATGACGCCTATGTTGCCAATTATAATGGGATGATGACGATCGCAGATATGCAATACGGCTCCATTGTAGTGTCTGAAAATACTCCAGCCTATGCCTTGGCGGAGCGCATCGGTGGTATGGACAAGGCCTACACCATGTTTGGCCGCTATGGCAAATCGAAAAATCCTGACGTGCCAACTATTTCTGCTAATGGTAATCAGACGACAACGAGCTACTATTCGCAGGTCTTGGATTACCTTTATCAGCGTCAGGACAAATACGCAGACCTGATGAAGTACCTAGATGATGCCTTTCCGGGAACTTGGTTTGAAGAGTATGTTCACGGGGTGACCATCTACCAAAAACCCGGCTATGTCCGTGAAGCCCTCAATCTGGATGCCATTGTCATGGAGGAAACACCTTACAGCATTGCCCTTTATACAGCTCATTTTGGTGGCGCATCTGAGGACGATACCGAAATCAATCCTATGGGTTACAATCAAGTGGTTGCCCTCGCCTACGTCATCAACGAGTGGCACAGGGTCAATATGAATCCGGCCAAAGAAGTCCCGGCGCCAGAGGCAACAGAAACTTCCGAAGAAACAAGCAATGGAAACTAG